Proteins encoded by one window of Synechococcus sp. MVIR-18-1:
- a CDS encoding phycobilisome rod-core linker polypeptide gives MVAIKPTRDFTNNARTSFTATNKKSKETVALTVEKFKENQCKSMGIGIGPRHHGECPFGVTAEEYASTGNNALETAISSAYKQVFGNAKPTDSQRCKEHESALRDGRITVKEFVTGLAKSEFYKQNYYHKVSPIRGVEHNFKHLLGRPPINQSEIGSSIRLIADQGYDVFINKLTSSGEYLEVFGTDTVPYDRAWKSEAGFYCSTFVNMCSVSTGNASSDKIVGGRSQLVMALAKARELSTSSGNFDVSGFSYSKAVRDPSSGAFRRMYMPQTTKR, from the coding sequence ATGGTCGCCATCAAGCCAACACGTGATTTCACGAATAATGCTCGAACGTCCTTTACAGCAACGAACAAGAAGTCAAAAGAAACTGTTGCGCTAACAGTAGAAAAATTTAAAGAGAATCAATGCAAATCAATGGGGATTGGCATTGGGCCAAGACATCATGGAGAATGTCCCTTCGGAGTAACAGCAGAAGAATATGCAAGCACGGGAAACAATGCATTAGAAACTGCAATTAGCAGTGCGTATAAGCAGGTATTTGGCAATGCAAAACCAACGGATAGTCAACGTTGCAAGGAACATGAGTCCGCACTTAGAGACGGAAGAATTACAGTCAAAGAATTTGTAACAGGACTCGCCAAGTCTGAATTTTACAAGCAAAACTACTACCATAAAGTATCACCAATCAGAGGAGTAGAGCATAACTTCAAACATTTACTAGGCAGGCCACCAATTAATCAAAGTGAAATAGGTAGCTCTATTAGGCTAATTGCAGACCAGGGATATGATGTATTTATCAATAAGCTCACCTCATCCGGTGAATATCTTGAAGTATTTGGAACAGACACAGTTCCTTATGATCGAGCCTGGAAATCAGAAGCAGGATTTTACTGCTCCACATTTGTCAATATGTGCTCAGTAAGCACAGGGAACGCAAGTTCTGACAAAATCGTGGGCGGCAGAAGCCAACTCGTCATGGCTTTAGCCAAAGCAAGAGAACTAAGTACATCATCAGGTAATTTTGATGTCTCAGGATTTAGTTATTCAAAGGCAGTAAGAGACCCATCCTCAGGAGCCTTCCGAAGAATGTATATGCCACAAACAACAAAACGATAA